The following nucleotide sequence is from Meleagris gallopavo isolate NT-WF06-2002-E0010 breed Aviagen turkey brand Nicholas breeding stock unplaced genomic scaffold, Turkey_5.1 ChrUn_random_7180001938241, whole genome shotgun sequence.
GTGGGGTCACTGAGTGGGGCCACTGGGTGTGGGGACATCAGTGCGGGGTCATTGAGTGGGGCCAGTGGATGTGGGGACGTCGGTGTGGGATCGTTGAGTGGGGACATTGAATGGAGGCAGCGGTGTGGGGTCGTTGAGTGGGAACACCGAGTGGGGACATTGGGTGTGGGGTCATCATTGAGTGGGGGCAGAGGTGTGGGGTCATCGGTGTGAGGACAGTGGATGTGGGGATGTTGGTGTGGGGTCGTTGAGTGGGGACATTGGGTGTGGGGTCAGGGGAGTGGGGTCATTGAGTGGGGTCGTTGGGCTTGGGGGTGTTGAGTGGGGTCACTGAGTGGGGACACAGAGTGGGGACACTGAGTGGGGACACTGAGTGGGGACAGAGTTGCGACACTGAGTGGGGTCATTGGTGTGGGGTCATTGGTATGGGGTCATTGGTGTTGAGACATTGAATGGGGACAGCAGTGCGGGGTCCTTGAGTGGGAACACTGGATTTGGGGTCATCGGTGTGGGGACATTGAGTTGGGACATCCATCGAGTGGGGTCATTGAGTGGGGACTGCAGTGTGGGGTCATTGGTATGGGGTCACTGAGTGAGGATGTTGAGCTGGATCATCTGTGTGGGGTCACTGGTATGGGGTCATTGAATGGGGACAGCAGTGTGGGGTCGCTGAGTGGGGACATTTTGTTGGGTTGTTGGTGTGGGGACATTGTGTAGGGACAGTGGTGTGGGATCACTGGTATGGGGTCACTGAGTGGAGTCATTGGGTGTGGGGGCAGCAATGTGGGGACGTTGGGTTGGGTCATTGATATGGGGTCATTGGGTGTGGGGTCGTTGGGTGTGGGGTCGTTGAGTGGGGATGTTGAGTTGGGTCATTGGTGTGGGGTCACTGTGTGGAGTCGTCGAGTGGAGACTGCAGTGTGGGGCCATTGAGTGGGGTCACAGAGTTGGGTCACTGATGTGGGGTCATTGGGTGTAGGGTCGTTGAATGGGGCCGTTGAGTAGGGGTGTTGAGTTGGGTCATTGGTGTGGGGTCATTGGTGTGGGGTCGTTGGTGTGGGGCCATTGTGTTGGGTCACAGAGTTGTGTCACTGATGTGGGGTCATTGGGTGTGGGGTCACTGGTGTAGGGTTGTTGAATGGGGTCGCTGAGTGGGGATGTTGAGTTGGGTCGTTGGTGTGGGGTCATTGGTGTGGGGTTGTTGATGTGGGGTCATTGGGTGTGGGGTCGCTGAATGAGTATGTTGAGTTGGGTTGTTGGTGTGGGGTCATTGGNNNNNNNNNNNNNNNNNNNNNNNNNNNNNNNNNNNNNNNNNNNNNNNNNNNNNNNNNNNNNNNNNNNNNNNNNNNNNNNNNNNNNNNNNNNNNNNNNNNNNNNNNNNNNNNNNNNNNNNNNNNNNNNNNNNNNNNNNNNNNNNNNNNNNNNNNNNNNNNNNNNNNNNNNNNNNNNNNNNNNNNNNNNNNNNNNNNNNNNNNNNNNNNNNNNNNNNNNNNNNNNNNNNNNNNNNNNNNNNNNNNNNNNNNNNNNNNNNNNNNNNNNNNNNNNNNNNNNNNNNNNNNNNNNNNNNNNNNNNNNNNNNNNNNNNNNNNNNNNNNNNNNNNNNNNNNNNNNNNNNNNNNNNNNNNNNNNNNNNNNNNNNNNNNNNNNNNNNNNNNNNNNNNNNNNNNNNNNNNNNNNNNNNNNNNNNNNNNNNNNNNNNNNNNNNNNNNNNNNNNNNNNNNNNNNNNNNNNNNNNNNNNNNNNNNNNNNNNNNNNNNNNNNNNNNNNNNNNNNNNNNNNNNNNNNNNNNNNNNNNNNNNNNNNNNNNNNNNNNNNNNNNNNNNNNNNNNNNNNNNNNNNNNNNNNNNNNNNNNNNNNNNNNNNNNNNNNNNNNNNNNNNNNNNNNNNNNNNNNNNNNNNNNNNNNNNNNNNNNNNNNNNNNNNNNNNNNNNNNNNNNNNNNNNNNNNNNNNNNNNNNNNNNNNNNNNNNNNNNNNNNNNNNNNNNNNNNNNNNNNNNNNNNNNNNNNNNNNNNNNNNNNNNNNNNNNNNNNNNNNNNNNNNNNNNNNNNNNNNNNNNNNNNNNNNNNNNNNNNNNNNNNNNNNNNNNNNNNNNNNNNNNNNNNNNNNNNNNNNNNNNNNNNNNNNNNNNNNNNNNNNNNNNNNNNNNNNNNNNNNNNNNNNNNNNNNNNNNNNNNNNNNNNNNNNNNNNNNNNNNNNNNNNNNNNNNNNNNNNNNNNNNNNNNNNNNNNNNNNNNNNNNNNNNNNNNNNNNNNNNNNNNNNNNNNNNNNNNNNNNNNNNNNNNNNNNNNNNNNNNNNNNNNNNNNNNNNNNNNNNNNNNNNNNNNNNNNNNNNNNNNNNNNNNNNNNNNNNNNNNNNNNNNNNNNNNNNNNNNNNNNNNNNNNNNNNNNNNNNNNNNNNNNNNNNNNNNNNNNNCCCCCCAGCCCAAACCTGCCACGCTTATGGGGAGCTGTGGGTGGTCCGGGCTGCTTCCCACCCAGTGCTGTGACGGTTCTGATCCGACGGTTCAATGATCCACTTGGGGTCGGAGGGGACATCGCTCAGCCCCACAACCGACCCCACGGCCCACTTCTCCCCCCTCTCCCGTCCCCCCCAGATGCCAAAGGGACGATCAGGGAGATCGTGCTCCCCAAAGGCCTGGACCTGGACCGGCCCAAGCGGACTCGCACGTCCTTCACGGCGGAGCAGCTCTACCGCCTGGAGCTGGAGTTCCAGCGCTGCCATTACGTGGTGGGCCGCGAGCGCACCGAGCTGGCCAGGCAGCTCAACCTCTCCGAGACGCAGGTGAGGGGGGGTCCCAAGTGGGGACCCCAGGATCGGATCCCGATGCGGGGTGGGGGCCGCCGAGGCCTCCGGGTGGGAGGTGGGCGCCTCTTGGGGCCGCCTGGAGAAGGGAGAGTGGTGCGGGGTGTTGTGGAGCCAAggtggggttggggttggggtttgggtttgggttggGGTCTGCTGCGGTGCCGTGGGTGGGGGAGCCTCGCCCCGCGGCTTTGGAGCAAAGGCAATGGTTGGGATTTGGTTGGGAGATGGAATTTCGGTCGGGGTCCAGGAGAGGCGTGTGGTGCCAGGATGAATTGTCCTCACCCCGTGGCTTTGGAGCCAACGCAGAGGTTGGGATTTGGTTGGGGGTGGGATTTGGGTTGGGGTCCACGGGAGGCGTGGGTGGTGCTATGGACGAGTCGACTTCACCCCACGGCTTTGGAGCCAACGCCGAGGCCGGGAGTTGGTTGGGATGCGGGTGATGGATCTCTCTTGTCCTGTGGCTTTGGAGCCGATGCGGAGGTTGGGATTTGGTTGGGGCGGGATTGGGGTCGGGGTCTGCAAGGTGCGTGTGGTGCTGTGGGTGGGGGACCCTCACCCCATGGCTTTTGGATGGGGGTGGGATTTCCATTGGGATCCAGGGGAGGTGTGCGTGGTGGGTGACCTTCACCCCGTGGCTTTGAAGTCAGCGTGGTGTTTGGGATTTGGCTGGGAGAGGGGATTTGGGTTGGGGTCCAGGTGTGTGCGGTGCTATGGGGGGTTACCCTCGCCCTATAGCTTTGGAGCCCACATCTGCGGGGACACCCCTGTGCCACCCCACCCCCACACAGGC
It contains:
- the LOC109364925 gene encoding homeobox protein notochord-like, with amino-acid sequence AVTVLIRRFNDPLGVGGDIAQPHNRPHGPLLPPLPSPPDAKGTIREIVLPKGLDLDRPKRTRTSFTAEQLYRLELEFQRCHYVVGRERTELARQLNLSETQVRGGPKWGPQDRIPMRGGGRRGLRVGGGRLLGPPGEGRVVRGVVEP